The DNA sequence TCTACAACTACTTCGCCTCGAAAGACGCACTTGTAGAAGCGGTCATCAGCGAGACGCTCTCGGCGGTCGCCGAGGCGACGGTGACCGATCTCGACAACGCAACCGATCCTGCCGAAGTGGTGGCCACTGCCTGCCTGAAAGTCGTCGGACTCGCCCGTAGCGAGCCAGAACTCGCCCGGCTGACTGTCAACATCGCTCACTCTGAAGCACTGTTCAGCGAGGCGATCCACCCGCACGCACGATTCGCCGTCGAGCGCGGCGTCGCCTCAGGGCGATTCGTCGTTGCGAATCTCGAGGTGCTCCTGACCTTGGTCATCGGCGGCGCGTTCGCGCTGATGCGGGAGATCCTCGACGGAAAGCACGGCGCCTACGCCGAAGTCGACTTCGCCCGGCACATCCTGGCATCACTGGGAATTCGCCCGGAAGAAGCGCTGGTGATCGCCAACCACATCAAACAGTCCATCAGCAGCTGAGCCTCGCGCAACCCGACGGACGCCAGCGCACCCTTCGGCTACCTGGCCGCGCCTACCGGGGAAGCCGGCACGTTCTCCCCGACGCCGAACACCGCAGCTTTGAGCAGCCCTGCCTTGGTCTTGATGAACACCTGGTCATCCGGCCGGGACACCACGAAGGACAGGATCCACACCGCGGTCAGGGCAAGGCCGAGAGTCACCAACCAGGCGACGTGACTGACCACCAGCGGTGCATTGAGGTTCAGCGCGGTCCACACCGGCCAGGCCGTGGCACCGTTGGCGATGCCGTCCGACATCGGAATGAACGCAATCACCAGAGCCAGGCGCCAGCCCGGCAGATGGGGCGCAAGTCGATAGATCAACGCTCCGGCGGTCATTGGCATCACTGGGTTGACGCAGACCCACCACAGCGGGAGTCCCCAGAAGTTCAGCGGCTGAGGGCCGTAGTACTCATAGGCGCCCATCAGAACGCCCGGGCTCTCCAGAAAGATGTTGATGAACACGTCGATCAGATACACCTGGAATAGCCCCTTGCGCGTCACACCGGTGGAGTAGATCCGGTAGGCGAGGTAGGCCAATCCGCCGACGTACCAGATGTAGACGAAGTTGATGAACAGCGGAAAATCCCGCCCCATCGACGAGAACGTGGTGATCGTGGCGTTCTGCCGGATATAGCAGAGCCCCAGCGTGTCCACGATCGGCTCGAACAGGCACGCGATTCCGCCACCGATGAGGCAGTAGGCCAACAGTGGGCCACGACCGGTGAGTAGGTGCCGAATGGCGAAGACCACGCCGACGAGCACCGGCAGCCCCAGGAACACCGTGAAGATCATCTCCGGGACGAACGGCATGGGGGTTTTCGGGTGAGCCGGAATCGGCGGCGCCGCAAAGAAGATCTCGTGCAAGGTCATACGGACTCCTTGATTGGCATCCCTGGCATTGCTGCAGGGCGGGCAGAGAGCTGCGAGGTGATCGTTGCTCCGCACCATACCTCCGTCTGATCTTTCGATCAATAATGAATTTGTATTCATACGGTGATCCGGTCCGGTGTACGAGCGGCGAATCCCGCAGGCAGAGAAGCCATCGACCGAGCCGGCGGCCCCATGTGCGACCATTGGCCG is a window from the Mycolicibacterium anyangense genome containing:
- a CDS encoding TetR/AcrR family transcriptional regulator; translation: MDAGRELIAAKGLNGLRVQDVTERADIALGSFYNYFASKDALVEAVISETLSAVAEATVTDLDNATDPAEVVATACLKVVGLARSEPELARLTVNIAHSEALFSEAIHPHARFAVERGVASGRFVVANLEVLLTLVIGGAFALMREILDGKHGAYAEVDFARHILASLGIRPEEALVIANHIKQSISS